CGTCGCTAGGTGTTAGTCCTTGCAATCTTTTTTCGAGGTCGAAAATTGCATCTTCAGGGAAAACCATGAAGTCTCCAGTTATTTTTATATCCAAAGTATCTCCATAATACTTTACCGTAGTTCTTATTATTCCCTTCTTTGCCTTCAGTTCGTAAATTCCGATCTTCATTACTTCTATTTTTATTTCTAGTTTAAAAGCTCTCTTTTCGCATACTCGGAAAATGGCATTTTTAAAGAAAATAGAACATAATATAATTGCTATAATCCATCTAAGCCTTTTACTTTAAAAAATGAAAAACATAATTAATGAATTATTTTATTATAGTAGTCCAAAGTCCCTATACAGTTTAATAGTAAATAAAAACAAAGATTTATATTGAGTTTAGCACTTCAGTTTTCCGATAGTGTGGGCAGTTTAAAAGAGGTCTTATCCAAATTGATTATATTAAAAACTTTATTTTATGAATAATAAAAATGTTTAATTATATGGAGCATCACATTGTGTAGAAACATATTGAATATATTTCTGGTAACCCGTTAGCCTGTATCTTTGCATGTTCCATGATTTTCACCTCTCCACAGAATGTGTTATTCCCTATAGCTATTTCTGCATGGGCATATATAATTCCTGATAGGCTATTACCAACAGCAGTAAAGTTATAGTATTGCACTTCTAAATTGAAAGCGGTTACATTCTTTAATTCATTTTCGAAATTAGGTACTGAATAGTTTCCTGCTATCGGTAGTTTAGAGCAGACTAATATATAGCTCGGGAATTCTCCTATTCCTAACTCAGATATTACTGGAGTATCCTTAGAGCACATAGCGTGGGGATAAGTAATTCCATCTAGTGCCATCTGGTACTGTATACTATTTAAGTAATTATAGACATCTATGTTGCTTATTTTCCATGTAAACATTGATGAATCACTTAATGTGACGTGATATAAGACGTAAATAAACGTGGTTCCTCCAGTGGTGTTAACATTACAATATTTTACTAATGCTGATATCATGATAGCATTTGGAGACATGTTATATACTGCTCCACAGCATAGGAAAGCCCTGACTATCGGGTAAGCAAATATTTGTGAGAACATTTTACCTACATTAGTGGATCCAGTAAAACTACCGTTAAGTTTACCTACTGAAATGAAGCCGTTAATATTTGGACAGAACATACTCGCAATTCCCTTAGCATTGGATGAGGCTAAATATTCCAACGTTTGATACGCCGTAGCATAACCAGCCTCCATATTTAATTCGGATAATAATAGTGATTTATTGCCATAGAACGATTTATTTAGCCCCTCATAATATGACTCTAGTTTACTAAAATAACTCACTAGCGCAGCATAATTACTGGATAGGGTAGTATAATTACTTTTGATATCATTATAGGAATTCACTACGCCACTAACTTCACTTTTTAGTGAATTATACTTGCTTGCGATTGAGTTGTAGCTAGAACTCAGTGTTGATATTTCTGAATTTAAATATACTCCCACTGCAGCTACGACTATTAATATAATTATAAATAATATCATTCCTATCTGGGTTGGTTTCATATTTATATCCTCAATAGAATGAATCCTTATTAGAATATAAATTTTTATGAGATCTCATAGACAAATAATGATGTATTAAAGTAAGAACTCTAAAGGGCTTAATTATTTTTAATTTTTAAAATTCACTGGTATTCTCATTTATGGAACACGTGGGTCATTTACTGTAACAAAAGTTTATGTTTTAGTTATATATAAAGTTGAGAATTTGGGAAAGGTTTTTAAGCAAATATTACATCAAAAACATGATATGAAAAGTAAATCAATATACTATAAAATTCTCTTAATAGGCATAATAGTGCTATTAGGAGGAATGGTAGTCTCAGAAGCTGCTGGAGTACTTGTTCCACCTTCAGCACTGAAGCAACATGTAGTTCCTGGAATAGAGTACTGTAAATATGGACCATATTTAGGCTCAATGATATTCTTATGGAATTATACAAATAACGATCAGATATACGAGTGCTTCCTATCAGGTAACATACAATTAATTAATGCTGTTCCTTCATCCGAGTTTTTAAGCTCCTGTATACTCGCATTAAAGGAATTATCTACAGTGTCGGTCTATGATGACGTCACTTATAGCTTTCTATTTTTCCAAGTAAACTTCAAATATTATCCAGAGAATAATACGTACTTTAGATGGGCATTATCTAGCCTAATAAATCCAGAATTCGTTGAATCTCAAATCCTATGTAATGGTTTAAAAGGAGTACCTAGTGGGTTATACATCTGTCCATCAGTATTCCCCTGCTTAGCAAGTAATTCTACCTTAATAAGTGAACTATATAACATATATACTACTCATGAGTCATATTGTCCTAAGAGGGCTTGCCAATACTTAAAAGACGCTGGATTAGTATATAGTTCATCATTGGGAGAATGGACATATCCTAATGGAACACCTGTTAGTATTCCAATTTATGTCCAAGAAGATTTCTATAATTGCCCTGCATGGATAGAAATGTTAAAGACTGACGCTTGCCAAATACACTTCGGCAAGAACTTAGATATAATAACATATCCACCGTCATGCCTTGTTACTGATCTACTGAGCTTAAAGTACGGATTGATAAACTTCGGATATTTGAGCTATACAGCGCTCATTGACGATGATTACCACACATTAGGTCCTCTAGCGCCATCATGTTCGCTAAATTGTTATGTTAACTCTACAGTAAATGCACAGTTCACAGCTGCTTATGTAAAAGACTCTAACTTGTCTCAGGCCCTAGTAAACTTAGCCAATGCATTAGTAGACTTACAGTGGGACGAACCTTGGATAATATTAGGATGGAATACTTGTATTACTCCAGCTATAACTAATAATTATTATGGTTATGTAACATCTCCTGATGAGGGGTACACATTTACTTATACTGATATACATGAAGGGAATACGATAACCGGAAAGATTGCAGAGTCAATGGGGACAACTGGATATGAAGCTCCAAACTTCGATATTCTATACTGTAACTTCTTCTCCTCTTCAGAGATATGGGACTTAGGAGTACCTACTCCATTGACAGTACCTCCTAATGATCCCACACCATTAGCCTTACAACCCTGTACTGCGACCTATAATGTAGTCCCAATACACAATGTTACTGTAGAGGGACATAAGATTGTTAACGGTGAGGAAATTATATACTGCTTTGTTCATAATGCTACGTATATTAATGGCAGGCCGTTGACAGCCTTAGATTATAACTTTAGCATATGGTATTTTGACATGCCAGGCTACTGTCCTTCTAACAATCCATTAGGGCTTAACTTGAACCATGTGTATATAGGTAATTACCTAAGCATTCCAGTTTATGTTAATTATACTGAGATAGCAAGCTACCCAATGAAGCTAATTTACGGCTCAATGCCTGGCTTAGTCTATTCCTGTGTTCCTGCAAATAATCCGTATAAATTAATATTGTACTTCAACGCTACGGGCTTCTGTCTATTAGATGCTAGTGATGAATATATTGTCCCACCATGCTTATACCTAAATTACAAGCCTTGCCAGTATAATCCAAGCTATCCGAGTCATGTATGTCTAGCATGCAATGGAGAATTACCTGGAGGATTCCCATGGTATATATATGAATGGAACTACTCAATAGGTGCTATAGTAAAGCCATTTGTTGGTAATTTCAGATGGAATCCGCTATCATGTACATATAATGTTACTGCAGGATCTACTGCTACTGTTACTACAAACATCAATCAAATCATAACATCTCCATATATAGTAGTCACACAAACTGGCAAGCTGATAAAGACTGCTCCTAAGCCTTGTTGCCCAATAGCAAATGCTACCGGATATGCAGAAGTTTGGGCTTACGGGTCTACAAAGCCTATAGAGAAGTTAACTCTAACTCATGTGAGTGGTAACCAATACGAGGTTAGTGTTCCAACTAGCGGATTAACGCCTAATACATTCTATGTAGTATTCATTAACGCGACTTACGAGGCTCCAGTTACAGTGGACGGCCATGTAATGATGCTTCCTCACTATGCATATAGGTGGTATGCAGTATATCCGTATTCGCCAGTTACTGTTAAGCCGACTGTTTCTCCTATATCTAACGTCACTACTATATTTAAGTGTGGATCAAAATTAACTAGCTACACTCCACCTACTCCTCCAAGTGTTGTAGTAAACTCATCGTTAGTGACATATACACCACCTGCAGCTCCTTCCGTTAGTTCTGCTGTAATAGCGATGATAGGTATTACTGTTATATTAGCATTGGTAGGAGTTGTAATTTTGATAAGGTTTAAATAAAAGATAATTCTTCATTTTTTTAGGTGTATATTTTTGGGTTTAGCTTCTTATTTGGCTAAAAGAGCTGTTGAAAGAGTAATATTGCTTCTTATATTTACTGCATTTGTTTGGATGTTACTTTTGGGTATACCCCAGCTAATTGGAATAAATCCTGCACTCCATTTTATTAATCCTAGTGAATTTCTTCATGCTAAAAATCCAGCACTAGCGAGGAAATTAGCTATAGAATGCATAGATAGAGGATTAGGTCTTAATTATCCTTTAGGGGCGCAGTTCTTCGTCTATTTTGTTCAGATGTTAACGCTTAATCTAGGCGTATGCCCGGCTAATCATGTAAGTGTTGCGGCGTGCCTGCTCTCTGCTCTGCCATTTACGGTAATATTAACTATTCCTCCAGTTATATTTCAAACATTAGCCAGTATTTACCTAGGTTCTATAGCAGCTGTAAAGAGGAATACGAAAACAGACGTTGCTATAATGAATTACTTTATAGCAGATTATAATTTGCCGATCTTTGTAGTTACTCTATTACTATGGCTGGCATTTGCAGTAATCCTTAAGGTTTACCCTATTTCTGTGTATAATCAAGTTCATGATTGGACTAACATAGTAACTGATTTGAAGGTATTCTGGTTACCTTGGATTATTTTGACTTTTATCTACGGATTTTCGACTAGGGGTATACTAATGAGGAATTCTATGGTAGAAAACTTAGACTCTGATTTCATAAAATATGAAAGACTAGCCGGCTTAAAGGAGAGGATTGTGAGAGCTCATGCCAGGAGGGTCTCAATAATTCCCGTAATAGTTAGGACTGCAATAGACCTTGCTTTCGCAATATCTGGCGATTTCTTCCTGGAGGTGTATTTTGGCATTCCAGGCTTGGGATATAAACTATTCTATGCGGCGTTGGGAGACCAAATAAAGATACTTTTAGGCTCGACTTTTGTATTAACTTTATACGCTGTTATGTTACTTTATTTTGTGGATGTAGTGGAATTCATAATAGACCCTAGAGCAAGGAGGTCGATAAAATGAACTTTAGAAATATTAAAAGAACCTTTAAGGAATTATTTAAAACGTGGCAATTTTTGCTAGCATTTATTATATTAGTAGGTCTAACTATAACCGTCGTAGCCGGTAGTTTGGCATATGCAAAGTGCTGTCCTTATAATTCTCATTATTATTATGCCGCTGCTCCATTTGCCAGACCATCATGGGCTACACTGTTTTGTGGAAATTTACCTCCAGATATTAAAGTTCCCTCAGATTATAATTTAATTGCGGCAAAGTGTCCGGGTGTAATATCATATTGGAATCTAAGAAATGAAACAATAAATGGAGATAAAATAGAAATCATATGGAACTCTACTTTCGGTCCATATAATGAGACGTCGTTCAGTAAAAATCTGATAAGCTTTGGTAATACTGGACACGGTAGTATAGAGATTAAAATTATTGGTAATAAACCGGTAAACGTTACATTATATCACAATTTTGATTACACTTACAAGTTACCTTGTCATTATAATTTTTATGTAATGCAATATAGCGTATATTCTAATACTTCACAACCTTATTTTATATTAGGTAAAATTACTGGTTCTAACGGTAAGTCAATCTGCGTATTGCTACAAGGTACTGGATTTCCCCCATTTGCCAATCATAATATTATATGTTATGTCATTCATGCTTCGACATATTTTCAAATAAAAGGAGGACAATGGAACTACTTCCAAGCAGGAAGTAACGTTCCAGCTTTTACTCCTTATAGTTATACGTTACCGAAGAACGAGACTGCTTTCGCAAGCTATTATATGATCAAGGATCTATTTACTAAGGATGGTACTTATAATGTTACATATACAGTAATGTATTATCCCACGGGAGGTAAAGATTGCGTTACAATTTATCTATCTGACGTTTATTTCGAATTCCTAGGAAGTGTTTATGGTGTACTTGGAACATGTGCTAACGGCGGGAACATATTCGCATTATTTGTTAAAGGAGGCGTATTTGATCTTGAATTGGCAGCTTTGGCAGGTTTGGCAATAGTTGCTATAGGAGCTGTAGTAGGAATTCTGGCAGGATATTACGGTGGAATAAGAGATATGACATTAGTTTCTATTACAGACTTTGTACTTTTGTTACCTGGGTTAATAGTAATACTTTTGATAGTAGCGGCTCTAGATCTCTATGATCCAAAATTCCTTAGCGCAGATAGGGCTTTTATATTAGCTGGAATAATAACTGTTCTGTCTTGGCCAATAACTGCTAGAGTAATTAGGGGAGAGGCATACGTCAATAGATCTAAACCGTTTATAGAGGCATCCAGAGCTTTAGGAGAGACTAACTTTCAGATCTTGAGAAAGCATATGTTCCCTAATTTGCTACCTATTATATTTGCTCAGTTAACTTTAGATGTTACAGCAGTAATCTTTACGGAAAGTACTCTGGACTTTTTAGGGATAGGAATTCCGACATACGAATTCCCTACATGGGGTAACATGTTAGGTTTAGCTAATAATTATGCGGCAGCAGCTCCAGCTCATGCATGGTGGTGGGTGATTCCTCCATCGATAGCCTTAATTCTGTTAGGTGTATCATTATTTTACTTGGGAGAGGCAATTTTGGAGAGATTTAGAGTAAAAACGGGTGTTAGTTAGCAATGCTTCAAGTAGATAATATATATGTTAAGTATAAATTGGGCAAAAATGTAAAGATTAACGCGCTGAATGGGGTGAGTTTTTCCTTAGATAAGGGAGACGTTTTAGGAATAATAGGTGAAACCGGTTCTGGAAAGACTACATTAGCCAGCACAATTATGAGAATATTGCCAGACACTGCAGAAATTAAGGGAAGGACAGTTCTGGATAATCTTGATCTTTTATCGATTAATAAAAACGAATTTAGGACAAAAATAAGATGGGAGAAGATTTCTATTATACCGCAATATTCAATGAATGCACTCAACCCTATAAAGAGAGTAGGAAAGGAACTCACTGAAATAATTATGGAGCATGAGAACGTGAACGAAGAGGAAGCAGTTAATAGAGTTCTTTCTCTATTTAAAGACCTTAATCTACCGGAGGAAGTCTTCTTTAAGTATCCGGATGAGCTTTCTGGCGGTCAGAGGCAGAGGGTAGTAATTGCTTCTGCGTTATTGTTGAACCCGGAGGTAGTAATTGCAGACGAGCCTACTACTGCCCTGGATGTGATAAACCAAGCTAGAGTACTTAACTTACTGAGGAATAAGGTAATTAATGCTTCCAGGATATTGATTTACATAACTCATGATATTGCGGTTGTTGCAGGACTTGCGAATAAATTAATGACGTTATATGCTGGTAAAATAATGGAGATAGGTAATAGTGAGAAAATGTTTAAGAACCCTCTCCACCCTTACACTCAAGGTCTACTTTCTTCAGTCCCAGATATCAGTAATGGGAAGCCCACTCAAATAGGTTATATTAAAGGAGACCCTCCAGATTTAACAAAAGAGATCAAAGGTTGTCCTTTTTATCCTAGATGTCCATTAGCAATGGAAGCATGCAAGGAGAGCTTTCCGGAACCCGTTCAAGTCGATGATAGGTTGGTTTATTGCTACGCGGTGAGGAAAGATGTTAGGTGAAGATCTTTTAAGTAAATTAAATTTTGAACACGGAATAATTAATGTGGAGAATTTATGGATAAAGTATCCTTTAAGTAGAGGAATATTCAGTAAAGTTTATCTTTATGCGGTAAATGGAGTTTCCTTCTCTATACAGTCAGGAGAAATCTTAGGATTAATAGGAGAAAGCGGATCTGGTAAAACTACTTTAGGTAGAGGAGTTCTAAAACTTTTGGACATTGAGGAAGGAAAGGTATTCTGGGGGAATATAGATGTTACCAAATTAAAGGAGAGCAAACTGAGAAAGCTAAGAAGGTATTTCCAATTAATACAACAAGATCCCTATGGAGCTTTAGATCCAAGAATGAGAATATACGATGCGGTAGCTGAAGGACTGAGAGTTCACAAGTTAGTACATAGCAGGGAAGAAGAAGAGGAAATAGTATATAGAGCATTAGAACAAGTTAAGCTAACACCCCCAGAGGCTTTCGCATATAAAATGCCGGATGAGCTTTCTGGTGGTCAGAGGCAGAGGGTAGTAATTGCTAGAGCGCTAGTTCTAAAACCAAAGTTTATGGTAGCTGACGAGCCAATATCCATGTTAGATGCATCTACTAGAGGCCAGATTTTGGAAATTCTCAATAATGCAAGGTCTGAAAATAATCTTTCCATCTTATTTATAACTCACGATATTGCCATAGCGAGCTATATTTCAAATAAAATAATGGTTTTGTATAGCGGAAAAGTCGTGGAAATATCTTCATCAGAAGAAATCATAAAAAACCCAATGCATCCTTATACGCAAGCTTTAATTGAGGCTATACCTAGGCCTGATCCTAATGCAAAAGTTCCCGAACCAAAGATTAAGGGGGAAGTCGTGCCGCTTTTAGATAAACCTAAGGGTTGTGTATTCTATAATAGATGTCCTTTTGCGATGCCAGTATGCAAGGAGAAGGAGCCTGAGTTAAAGGAAGTGAAAAGTGGTCATTATGTTGCGTGTCATCTTTATTAGTCTGATAATTATATTTTTGGCAACACAGGCTTATTTTTCATTTGCTGTAAATTATAGTGGAACTTATGAAGTTCATTATTTAGTTACAACGTATTTTAATGCTCACGGTAACGCTAATATAAAGGTTAACGGGCAAAATATAAGTGTAGATGAAAATTATGTAATTTGCAATAAATCTTTAGAAAAAGCCGCTTCAGCAATAAACCCTAATATATCTGTTTTATTCAATGAGCATCTTTATAATTCTTACTATTACACGTTTTCCTGCAATGGGAGTAAGATATGTTTGAAATTCTATTTTACAAACTCCTCTGAGCTACTTATACCCTATTATCTTCCTATAAATCTGAAGAATGGCAGTTATAAATTAACAATTGTAAATGAAAATATTACCAGTGGTAGGATCGTTCAATATAATGCTACTGCTTCCGTGGTTTATAGGGGAAAGATTATTAATATTACAATAAACGCCTTATGTGAGAATCCCTTACATTTCTATTATATTCATGGGTATTATGCATATAATAAGACTAATAATTTTTTACAGTCGTATGAGAATATATTTAGCGGAAGAGTTAGTGGAAAACATGGTCCTCTAGACTTTGTGGATACTCTATACTTAAGTAGATCGTATGTAACTCACGTATCTACAATAAATACAGATTACATAATAGTAGGTGGA
This genomic interval from Acidianus sp. HS-5 contains the following:
- a CDS encoding ABC transporter ATP-binding protein; translated protein: MLGEDLLSKLNFEHGIINVENLWIKYPLSRGIFSKVYLYAVNGVSFSIQSGEILGLIGESGSGKTTLGRGVLKLLDIEEGKVFWGNIDVTKLKESKLRKLRRYFQLIQQDPYGALDPRMRIYDAVAEGLRVHKLVHSREEEEEIVYRALEQVKLTPPEAFAYKMPDELSGGQRQRVVIARALVLKPKFMVADEPISMLDASTRGQILEILNNARSENNLSILFITHDIAIASYISNKIMVLYSGKVVEISSSEEIIKNPMHPYTQALIEAIPRPDPNAKVPEPKIKGEVVPLLDKPKGCVFYNRCPFAMPVCKEKEPELKEVKSGHYVACHLY
- a CDS encoding ABC transporter permease, producing MGLASYLAKRAVERVILLLIFTAFVWMLLLGIPQLIGINPALHFINPSEFLHAKNPALARKLAIECIDRGLGLNYPLGAQFFVYFVQMLTLNLGVCPANHVSVAACLLSALPFTVILTIPPVIFQTLASIYLGSIAAVKRNTKTDVAIMNYFIADYNLPIFVVTLLLWLAFAVILKVYPISVYNQVHDWTNIVTDLKVFWLPWIILTFIYGFSTRGILMRNSMVENLDSDFIKYERLAGLKERIVRAHARRVSIIPVIVRTAIDLAFAISGDFFLEVYFGIPGLGYKLFYAALGDQIKILLGSTFVLTLYAVMLLYFVDVVEFIIDPRARRSIK
- a CDS encoding ABC transporter permease, whose protein sequence is MLAFIILVGLTITVVAGSLAYAKCCPYNSHYYYAAAPFARPSWATLFCGNLPPDIKVPSDYNLIAAKCPGVISYWNLRNETINGDKIEIIWNSTFGPYNETSFSKNLISFGNTGHGSIEIKIIGNKPVNVTLYHNFDYTYKLPCHYNFYVMQYSVYSNTSQPYFILGKITGSNGKSICVLLQGTGFPPFANHNIICYVIHASTYFQIKGGQWNYFQAGSNVPAFTPYSYTLPKNETAFASYYMIKDLFTKDGTYNVTYTVMYYPTGGKDCVTIYLSDVYFEFLGSVYGVLGTCANGGNIFALFVKGGVFDLELAALAGLAIVAIGAVVGILAGYYGGIRDMTLVSITDFVLLLPGLIVILLIVAALDLYDPKFLSADRAFILAGIITVLSWPITARVIRGEAYVNRSKPFIEASRALGETNFQILRKHMFPNLLPIIFAQLTLDVTAVIFTESTLDFLGIGIPTYEFPTWGNMLGLANNYAAAAPAHAWWWVIPPSIALILLGVSLFYLGEAILERFRVKTGVS
- a CDS encoding ABC transporter ATP-binding protein, with the protein product MLQVDNIYVKYKLGKNVKINALNGVSFSLDKGDVLGIIGETGSGKTTLASTIMRILPDTAEIKGRTVLDNLDLLSINKNEFRTKIRWEKISIIPQYSMNALNPIKRVGKELTEIIMEHENVNEEEAVNRVLSLFKDLNLPEEVFFKYPDELSGGQRQRVVIASALLLNPEVVIADEPTTALDVINQARVLNLLRNKVINASRILIYITHDIAVVAGLANKLMTLYAGKIMEIGNSEKMFKNPLHPYTQGLLSSVPDISNGKPTQIGYIKGDPPDLTKEIKGCPFYPRCPLAMEACKESFPEPVQVDDRLVYCYAVRKDVR